A genomic segment from Polyangium mundeleinium encodes:
- the tnpC gene encoding IS66 family transposase yields the protein MTNPELEAKVVALESRLAGASRERDKLSHERDKFRHERDEYRKLYELASMELERFRRHLFGRKAEQVDPAQTQLAFNAVVEALGGLERLSAQSTDAEPPSEQPSGEKLPERKNSRQKERKVTPHGRQPLPEHLPVHEIELLPPEAKGEGAVSLVRIGEEVSETLEWRPAGYVRVRVVRPKFATKGKPEEGVRIEPAPEAPIPRCMAGPGLIAHVLVSKYADSLPLHRQERIYEREGVPLARSTLCNWVGASTGLLRYVVDAMFIDAKKAHCIAMDATGVLVQAKEKCRRGYFWVLVADRDHVLFRFTPRHTQDGPREFLRGYKGYVLADAHNVYELLYRTEDVTEVGCWAHCRRGFFKSLSSDKERALAALGFIGKLYAIDAETKELPPARRTEERRRLATPVLEAFRIWLDVEALVALPKSPIGQAIGYARNQWAPLTRFLDDGRLRLDNNGSELELRRQAVGRKNWLFVGSDEGAEWNTIAVSLIASCQLHGIEPWAYLRDVLILLPDWPRDRVLELSPKYWKQTLEQTDARERLDRSIWSRISSTPPSS from the coding sequence GTGACAAACCCTGAGCTCGAGGCGAAGGTCGTCGCTCTGGAGAGCCGCCTCGCGGGAGCCTCCCGCGAGCGGGACAAACTTAGCCACGAGCGGGACAAATTCCGACACGAGCGCGACGAGTATCGCAAGCTCTACGAGCTCGCCAGCATGGAGCTCGAGCGGTTTCGTCGCCATCTCTTTGGTCGCAAGGCCGAGCAGGTCGATCCTGCGCAGACGCAGCTCGCGTTCAACGCCGTCGTCGAGGCGCTCGGCGGGCTCGAGCGGCTCTCCGCGCAATCGACGGATGCGGAGCCGCCCTCCGAGCAGCCCTCCGGAGAGAAGCTGCCCGAGCGCAAGAATTCGAGGCAGAAGGAGCGCAAGGTCACCCCACACGGGCGGCAGCCCCTTCCGGAGCACCTGCCCGTCCACGAAATCGAGCTCCTCCCGCCCGAGGCCAAGGGCGAAGGCGCCGTGTCCCTCGTGCGGATCGGCGAGGAGGTGAGCGAAACGCTGGAATGGCGGCCCGCGGGCTACGTGCGGGTCCGGGTTGTTCGTCCGAAGTTCGCGACGAAAGGCAAGCCCGAAGAAGGCGTGCGTATCGAGCCCGCGCCCGAGGCGCCCATTCCGCGGTGCATGGCAGGCCCCGGGCTGATTGCGCACGTGCTCGTGAGCAAGTATGCAGATTCCTTGCCGCTGCACAGGCAGGAAAGGATCTACGAGCGAGAAGGTGTCCCGCTCGCGCGCTCGACCCTATGCAACTGGGTGGGGGCGTCCACGGGCCTGCTCAGGTACGTCGTCGACGCGATGTTCATCGACGCGAAAAAAGCGCATTGCATCGCCATGGACGCGACCGGCGTACTCGTGCAGGCGAAGGAGAAGTGCCGGAGGGGCTACTTCTGGGTGCTCGTCGCGGACCGGGACCACGTCCTCTTTCGCTTCACGCCGCGGCACACGCAGGACGGGCCGAGGGAATTCCTGCGCGGTTACAAGGGCTATGTCCTCGCCGACGCGCACAACGTCTACGAGCTGCTCTATCGCACCGAGGACGTGACCGAGGTCGGCTGCTGGGCCCACTGCCGCCGCGGTTTCTTCAAGTCGCTCTCGTCCGACAAGGAGCGCGCGCTCGCGGCGCTCGGGTTCATCGGAAAGCTCTACGCAATCGACGCCGAGACCAAGGAGTTGCCGCCGGCTCGCCGGACGGAGGAGCGCCGGAGGCTCGCCACGCCCGTGCTCGAGGCCTTTCGCATCTGGCTCGACGTGGAGGCTCTCGTCGCCTTGCCCAAGAGCCCCATCGGCCAAGCCATCGGCTACGCCCGCAATCAATGGGCGCCACTCACGCGATTCCTCGACGACGGCCGGCTGCGTCTCGATAACAACGGGTCGGAGCTCGAGCTTCGACGTCAGGCGGTCGGCCGGAAAAACTGGCTCTTCGTGGGCAGCGACGAGGGCGCCGAGTGGAATACCATCGCCGTTTCGCTGATCGCCTCCTGCCAGCTCCACGGCATCGAGCCCTGGGCATACCTGCGCGACGTATTGATCCTGCTGCCCGATTGGCCCCGCGACCGGGTCCTCGAGCTGTCCCCCAAGTACTGGAAGCAAACCCTCGAGCAAACCGACGCTCGTGAGCGGCTCGACAGGAGTATCTGGAGCCGCATTTCGAGCACGCCGCCCTCGTCCTGA
- the tnpB gene encoding IS66 family insertion sequence element accessory protein TnpB (TnpB, as the term is used for proteins encoded by IS66 family insertion elements, is considered an accessory protein, since TnpC, encoded by a neighboring gene, is a DDE family transposase.), with protein sequence MIPARMAIYVATERLDLRRSFDGLSGVVREVLREDPLSGALFMFFNKAADRVKILWWDRTGYCLLYKRLERGTFRVPQGLEPGATRIPIEASEMARILEGVKLPPAKQRIRALDAGSIK encoded by the coding sequence ATGATCCCCGCACGGATGGCCATTTACGTTGCCACCGAGCGGCTCGATCTGCGCCGCTCGTTCGACGGGCTTTCGGGGGTCGTGCGCGAAGTGCTGCGCGAGGATCCGCTCTCGGGCGCGCTGTTCATGTTCTTCAACAAGGCGGCCGACAGGGTCAAGATCCTCTGGTGGGATCGGACTGGCTATTGCCTGCTCTACAAGCGCCTCGAGCGCGGGACGTTTCGCGTGCCGCAGGGGCTCGAGCCCGGCGCGACGCGCATCCCGATCGAAGCCTCCGAGATGGCGAGGATCCTCGAAGGCGTGAAGCTCCCGCCGGCGAAGCAGCGCATCCGCGCGCTCGACGCGGGTTCCATCAAGTAA
- the tnpA gene encoding IS66 family insertion sequence element accessory protein TnpA — protein MATRTTKAERRWRRIVEKWRCSGLSARAFAKRHRISPVTMYWWSSRLGRQEAAQDSEFAAEAPMLLPVEIIDDAPPAAPGSTALEVVLPRGEVIRVPPGADLSQLCCVVAALRGALE, from the coding sequence ATGGCTACGAGGACGACCAAGGCCGAGCGCCGTTGGCGGCGTATTGTGGAGAAGTGGCGCTGCAGCGGCCTGTCGGCGCGCGCATTCGCGAAGCGCCATCGAATCAGCCCGGTCACGATGTACTGGTGGAGCAGCCGGCTCGGCAGACAGGAGGCCGCGCAGGACTCCGAATTCGCGGCGGAAGCACCGATGCTCTTGCCCGTCGAGATCATCGACGACGCACCGCCTGCCGCCCCCGGGTCGACGGCCTTGGAGGTCGTTCTTCCGCGCGGCGAGGTGATTCGCGTACCTCCTGGCGCTGACCTTTCCCAGCTCTGCTGTGTTGTCGCGGCGCTGCGCGGAGCGCTCGAATGA